The Onychostoma macrolepis isolate SWU-2019 chromosome 18, ASM1243209v1, whole genome shotgun sequence genome includes the window CTGACCTGCAGCCAGGAGCTGATTGCTGGTGGAGCAAGTCTCTGTAGCTTTTCTTTTCCAGTTCTCAACCTGCCAATGATGATGATTCAGAGCATACAGTCATTGTCTCATTTATTCATACTGTTCTCTTACAGATAGAGGCTTGCGCAGATGAGCACTCCTTTCAGGATCCTGTTCCATAAACCGACTTTTTATATGATATTTAACTTGACTGTTTAATTCAGTTAATTACACCACCTTTAATAAATAGATTATATAAAGAGTTAAGTATAAAATGGTTTAGATGTTTTGTATCatctgaaaataaacatttggaaCATGTCCAAGGCAACTGAAGTTTGTTCAATATAAGGCGACAGaaaaataattagaaaataCCATTTATATGTTAATTGCATCCTAATCTTGGGGGTTTTCCAAGACTGTTTTGTTGGTAGATAACCAAATGAGGTTGTTGGTGTATTCTCCCTAAACAGCTATTTAATTGGAAATGTTCTCCGCAAATATTTCATTGACTCTAAATAGCATGTTTCAATACCAAAACAGATGCTCTAATCCAAATAGTACCGCAAGACGGCTGTCAAACAATCTGGAGCAGAATCAGttcattcaaaatgttaatCAGCAAGCAAACAGCACTTTCCTTAAAAATggcttttattatttaactatgtgtgtgtggtatGTGATTTGGTTCCTGCCACAGTTTTGTAGTCTTTTAggtattgtattttgtgttttatatgtatacataaatatgtatgtgtgtgtatgtgtgtatatatatatatatatatatatatatatatatatatatatatatatatatatatatatatatatatatttgtgtatttatggTTTAGTAGGAGTCCTTGCAATGCATAAAATTGACATTGACAAcatgttaaaaaagaaaacgtaagaagaggaagaaagaaactgTTACTTTTATATATCTCTAGGACTCAGTGATTACTGTATgtctttcattctttttttttttttagtaactcATAATGGGCAAAATAGATGTACCTCTCTCTGATTGGGAAATCCATTAGACTTAATGATGCGTTTGTAGAACTGAACAGAGGCCTTGGGGTAGCGAGGCTTATTTTTGTTCCTGAACTCCACATAGTAAAGGCCGAACCTCTCTGAATAGCCCTCATCCCACTCAAACTTGTCCAGAAGGGACCAAGCGGTGTAGCCCTTCACATTCACTCCATCCCTGATAGCTGCAGgttaacaacaaataaaatacagtataatttgTGAtgattctgttatcatttacacaccatcaagtcattccaaacctgactTTCTtgtgtagaacacaaaagaagatatttttttgtccatacagtgggGTCCAATATTGTTTTGtaccccattgacttccattatatggacaaaaacagtttaaacattcttcaaaagatCTTTTGAAATCATACTAGTTcgaaacaacatgaggatgagtaaatgatgacaaaatttccatttttgggtgacccATCCCTTTACTCATTTTTGATCTTGTTACCTTTAAGCATCTCATTGATGTAACCCTTGTAATACTGTATCCTCCAGTCATCACAGAGTTCTGTGCACATCATCTTCTCTGAGACCCCGTTCTCAGTGATGAAGATCATGGGGTTCCCATATTGAGTCTTTAGAAAGTCAAAGACATGGCAAGTCAATTCATGACATGGTACTGTCACAAAGACattactaataaatatatattatgaaacAAGATCAAAGATCAGCACGAGGAAATGATGTGAAACGGTGCCTTTTAAACAACGACAGCATTTGTGCACCTTAACAAAGTTGAGCAGACGGCGGAAGCCCCAAGGAACCGCGTAGAGCCACTCCGAACCAGGATCAGGCCAACGTGGGTCGACCAGCTCTGCTACATCCCGATCTGAGAAGTAGGTGGAGCCACGGTTGGAAGGGAAGCTCTTTTGGGTGATGTAGCGTGTGGTGAAGTGCCCCACGCCTAGGAAGTCAGAAGTGCCTTTGATGTAACTCTTCTCCTGAGAAGAAAAGGTGGGAAGGCGAGACGTTCCCAAACCCTGCTCTGCGCTTTTTCTCCCTTAGATACAAAACTGTCATTAATATGTTGGATTGTGTTATTCTTAACCTCACATATTAAACATTTACTTAGGAACAGTACCTAtgaaatccttcatcacttgaggATAATCTCCATGAAAGATGGGTGTAGCAAACCAGCCTATGTAAAACTGGACATATCTCTCTGCAGCCTCAATGTCCTTCTGATTAGTGAGGTCCACAGGCTCGCCCCAGTCCCCGGACAGTGAAATACCCACCATACCTAGAGAAGAAAGCAGCCAGAGGGTTCAGAGCGTGTGGTTTTTAATAAGCTTATAGACAAGGGTAAGCTCATACCTCTTTGTTTGTTTCGCCACTGAGTATCGTAAGTGTGCCAAACCTTAGCATGTGCCTGTTAGTAAACCAACACAGAGAGTATTGTGCAATAACTCCATTTTCAAATACCATGGTACAATATAATGTCAAGGAAGTGATGTGTTAACTTACCTTAATGATGTGGTGAGCTGCTCTGTAGGACCCAGTGCCCCTGAGCTTCAGTCCTGGAGCATGTTCTCCAGTTTCATATCCTTCCACTGCCACTGACTGACACACAATGAGCATTAATAAGCTCAACCTTTACACATTATTTAATTTGCTGTAATTAACTAGAGATTAATAGAGTGAGCATACCCATGGGTTATTAAAAGTTATCCAGTATTTGACACGGTCCCCATAGCGTTCAAAGCAAAGATTGGCAAAGTCGTTGAAAAAATTAATCATGCTGATGTTCTGCCATCCGCCATATTTCTCCTGCAAAACCTATCCAAAtgatgataaataataaaaccttCCTAAAAAGTTTACAGACTAATCCATTATTACTGCAGTCAATACAGTGGATGTGTATTCATCTTTTTACTTGTCAAATCTTGACAGATATTGTTGAGAGGgtcaagtaaatgtaaaatgaatcgAGTGGGCTCTTTTTGtttagaaaatgaaaatgactggCGAATAGTCTGTTCGTTATCTTAAGGTGCTGCCACTTTAGCAAAACTCCGACTTTATGTGGGCAAGAAAGCAATTAATGTCAATATGTAGGGATGTATGAGATGTAGATATAAAGCACAGCACAAACAGAAATCACATTCTAACCAAGCAACTTGTTGGTCAATGCAGCGAATCCACATCCAACTTAAAACCGTTAATTTACACAGGGAATTTTTCCGCCCTCACGCGAAACTGCCGATGGATTTCTGGATTTTCGTCGAGCAACCGTAAATATGTCACACATTATCACGTATATTTTTTACAACACTTTTTTCCCCGCAGTTTTTGTTATAtgtcattaattttattactcAACTTGCCTTATCTGAACgagcaaaacaacaacaaaaacagccttgttttagtttaaataaaataggccgTTAAAGATCTATTCGTTAAAACGTTCTAGAGATGTTAAATCAATcagaatataatattttaaataacgcTTTTAGTAGGCCTATTGGATATATGCAGGAATACACACCTGTGGCAGGTCCCAATGATAAAGGGTCACAATGGGAGTGATATTGTGTTCATGCAGCTCATCAATAAGAGCACTGTAGTACTTCACTCCTTTCTCATTCACATGGTCAGCTGCAAATACACAAAAGTGGAGGTCAAATATTTTGGGAATATATAAAAATCCTACCTGGAGCCAGTAGTACAGATATACCGTACTTACACCTGATTCCTGTTGGCATAATCCTGGGCCAGGAGATGGAAAACCGATAGTGATTCAGATTCAGCTCTTTTATCAACGAAACATCATCCTATAGAAGAAAATGAAGCAAAAATGTTGTTGCATTTCAGCTGGGGCATTTCATACTCAATGTCATTGCAAAAACCAGCATGGTCACCTTGATTTTGTAGTATCCCTCACATGAAGAGTCTCCAGTATCATTCAAGAACGTCTTTCCCTTCTTATGAGTGAACACATCCCAGATGCTCAGTCCTTTCCCATCTTTGTCCCAGGCTCCTTCTGTTTGATAGGCTGAACTGCCGGCGCCCCACGAAAATCCTGACAAATGAAGTGAAACGGTAGAGAATACGTCTTTCACGTGAAGTATTATTTGTCAGTTAATGTATTTAACTTTCATCATTGATATCCATGCAGATCAACTCATTTCACAAAGGCCATAATGTCTGAGAAAGGAATCCATTTGGTAATGGTGGGATCATACCATTTGGAAAAGTGCCATAATAGAAGGAGTCGTGGTTGTTCGCTGACCAGTCGAAGTCCTCAGCCGTAGACAGACACAACACCAGCACAAGCACATGACACGCTCGTCCAACACGGTGTGACAGCATCATATTCCAGATCTTAGCTCCAGCTCAGTGATTCTCATCAGCACCACACTCTCCTGATCTGAGAGGTAGTTACCCTTTCACTACACATCATTCATCGCTTTTGCTAAACACAATGGAATTTGCCCAGTAATGAATGACCATTGACCAAtgaatgacaattttcatgctCGTACTCCTGATTTGAACATACCTTTCTCAGAATCTGCATTGATTCCACATGGAAATGCCTTTAAAATCGATGAAAACTATCCCACATCTTGATATCACATCCAGTTTTGAAGCTTGAATATTGTCATACAGAGTCTGTTACTGTTCAGCTTGGGTGGCAAAGCGCTGTGCTGTACTAAAGGTGGTCTCATGACCCCACTGTAGACCCAAAAGCCTCCCTATTGAGGGTCAATGGACTGTGATCACATTTTGCAATGGTGGACAGATCTCCCACAAACAAGGGTTTCACTCTGTAAGCAAAGTTAATGTTGGAGAGGCTGATACGCTTGTGTTTACTACAACAATGACAGCATATGGTGGGATAAACTGACCCAAATATTATACAACAGGTTTCAGGTCTTACTCTGACTCTTATGTTGAGTTATTGTGACTTTGAGTAATCCACAACTTGTA containing:
- the lctlb gene encoding lactase-like b isoform X3, producing the protein MMLSHRVGRACHVLVLVLCLSTAEDFDWSANNHDSFYYGTFPNGFSWGAGSSAYQTEGAWDKDGKGLSIWDVFTHKKGKTFLNDTGDSSCEGYYKIKDDVSLIKELNLNHYRFSISWPRIMPTGIRSDHVNEKGVKYYSALIDELHEHNITPIVTLYHWDLPQVLQEKYGGWQNISMINFFNDFANLCFERYGDRVKYWITFNNPWSVAVEGYETGEHAPGLKLRGTGSYRAAHHIIKAHAKVWHTYDTQWRNKQRGMVGISLSGDWGEPVDLTNQKDIEAAERYVQFYIGWFATPIFHGDYPQVMKDFIGRKSAEQGLGTSRLPTFSSQEKSYIKGTSDFLGVGHFTTRYITQKSFPSNRGSTYFSDRDVAELVDPRWPDPGSEWLYAVPWGFRRLLNFVKTQYGNPMIFITENGVSEKMMCTELCDDWRIQYYKGYINEMLKAIRDGVNVKGYTAWSLLDKFEWDEGYSERFGLYYVEFRNKNKPRYPKASVQFYKRIIKSNGFPNQREVENWKRKATETCSTSNQLLAAEEQRNTAANILRLIHDPLTSHMEMVTEVVVPTVCTLCILISAVFLMFLLRKRN
- the lctlb gene encoding lactase-like b isoform X4 — encoded protein: MMLSHRVGRACHVLVLVLCLSTAEDFDWSANNHDSFYYGTFPNGFSWGAGSSAYQTEGAWDKDGKGLSIWDVFTHKKGKTFLNDTGDSSCEGYYKIKDDVSLIKELNLNHYRFSISWPRIMPTGIRSDHVNEKGVKYYSALIDELHEHNITPIVTLYHWDLPQVLQEKYGGWQNISMINFFNDFANLCFERYGDRVKYWITFNNPWSVAVEGYETGEHAPGLKLRGTGSYRAAHHIIKAHAKVWHTYDTQWRNKQRGMVGISLSGDWGEPVDLTNQKDIEAAERYVQFYIGWFATPIFHGDYPQVMKDFIGRKSAEQGLGTSRLPTFSSQEKSYIKGTSDFLGVGHFTTRYITQKSFPSNRGSTYFSDRDVAELVDPRWPDPGSEWLYAVPWGFRRLLNFVKTQYGNPMIFITENGVSEKMMCTELCDDWRIQYYKGYINEMLKAIRDGVNVKGYTAWSLLDKFEWDEGYSERFGLYYVEFRNKNKPRYPKASVQFYKRIIKSNGFPNQREVENWKRKATETCSTSNQLLAADPLTSHMEMVTEVVVPTVCTLCILISAVFLMFLLRKRN
- the lctlb gene encoding lactase-like b isoform X2, whose product is MINFFNDFANLCFERYGDRVKYWITFNNPWSVAVEGYETGEHAPGLKLRGTGSYRAAHHIIKAHAKVWHTYDTQWRNKQRGMVGISLSGDWGEPVDLTNQKDIEAAERYVQFYIGWFATPIFHGDYPQVMKDFIGRKSAEQGLGTSRLPTFSSQEKSYIKGTSDFLGVGHFTTRYITQKSFPSNRGSTYFSDRDVAELVDPRWPDPGSEWLYAVPWGFRRLLNFVKTQYGNPMIFITENGVSEKMMCTELCDDWRIQYYKGYINEMLKAIRDGVNVKGYTAWSLLDKFEWDEGYSERFGLYYVEFRNKNKPRYPKASVQFYKRIIKSNGFPNQREVENWKRKATETCSTSNQLLAAEEQRNTAANILRLIHDPLTSHMEMVTEVVVPTVCTLCILISAVFLMFLLRKRN
- the lctlb gene encoding lactase-like b isoform X1, with product MPTGIRSDHVNEKGVKYYSALIDELHEHNITPIVTLYHWDLPQVLQEKYGGWQNISMINFFNDFANLCFERYGDRVKYWITFNNPWSVAVEGYETGEHAPGLKLRGTGSYRAAHHIIKAHAKVWHTYDTQWRNKQRGMVGISLSGDWGEPVDLTNQKDIEAAERYVQFYIGWFATPIFHGDYPQVMKDFIGRKSAEQGLGTSRLPTFSSQEKSYIKGTSDFLGVGHFTTRYITQKSFPSNRGSTYFSDRDVAELVDPRWPDPGSEWLYAVPWGFRRLLNFVKTQYGNPMIFITENGVSEKMMCTELCDDWRIQYYKGYINEMLKAIRDGVNVKGYTAWSLLDKFEWDEGYSERFGLYYVEFRNKNKPRYPKASVQFYKRIIKSNGFPNQREVENWKRKATETCSTSNQLLAAARSRSKEKKDHVEMPKVWPVHDEV